Below is a genomic region from Lineus longissimus chromosome 4, tnLinLong1.2, whole genome shotgun sequence.
TGGCGCTGGCGGCCATGCAGTTATTAGTAGATCATAATATAGTACACCATGGTGAGTTTCCTTCCTTGGCAATCATTTTGCATGTGGTTTTCGCTCCTAGCTGCAACATTTCTTAGATGATTGATCCCGATGCTGTTAAGTTTATAAAGATCCCTTTCTGCACTCAGCACCGTCGCTTTCCCTATAATGGTTTCATTGACTAAGGAATCTCGAATTATTTTCGACTGTTCATCATTGCGGACTGACGACAAACCACCAGTGGGGGATTTCTGGCTTGTTATGCGTTGCTCTTGTTCTTCTGGGCCAAATTGTTCAAAACTTTGGCGTTAACCTAAAACTCGGCGTCATCTCCTTCTCTATCTGTCAATGTTTCAATTCTTATtctcaatttttcttttttgagtCATGGATAACTATTGTATCTAGTCTTATAGTTTGATACTTAATCGAGGCGAAGTGCATGGCATTGAAAATAATGCAAGGTTATGTTTTACGATATAAACCAGTCATGTAATTAATGAGTGGTCCGACAATTTGGCAGAATTACAATAAATTATGCATCGAGCATTGACATTTTATGATAAGTCATTTCGATAAAGATTATTGTGTATCTATCAGAAGAAAGTTTCGAATAACTATGCACGGTATGCACATATGCGGTCCAGGGAGACTGCGAACAGCGACCTATCAAGGGTCCATATGTATATGGATAAAACTctagaaagaggacgaatttgtgcacatttctatccgtatacgtatagggATTCGTGATAAGCGAACCTCTCTAATGTTATCTTTGAAGTCACACAATATCGATTGTGAATGCGCGGTCAGGGCCAATTTTAAATCGAACTTGATAAATTGCCAAAAACTTAAACATTGCACTaaacaactgcaacaacaaaCAGGCAGCGTCTTATGCTTTTGACGAAAGGTATTCCTGGGCGCGAACTAAGGTTGACGTCTCAAGCCTAACCTGGCTAGATTTGCGCTTCCCGACCGAGCACAGACATCTTTGCACCGGCGTTCAGCTACACTCAAATAGCCAAGGACGGGATGCTGTCCAACAGTTTCAAGAAAGATCCGATCTACCAATCATTCAAAAACACTGATCCTCCTACAGTATTATATGTTGCAGCGTTAGCTAGGGACAATTCATGTAGCGGTTTCTGCTTTTGCCATTCAACCTTTTCTTTTTGCGTTGACAGTATGTGATGACCATCCCTTCAAAGATGAATACCTTTTCTACCGGTTCCGGCGAGATGACAACTCATTCATCGACAGCAAGGCGTCCAAAGTCTTGTCAAGGGGACTCAGTTTGTACAGACGGTAAGCAGTCAGGGCGAGGCTCCTCGACGGATGGGCGGGTATGGCAAGCTATTTGATTGCCAAATATTATGCACATCGCAGGTTGATTGGCCTCCATCAGTGTTGTCCACTGCAGGTTAATCCACGGGCATGGCATAATCGCAACATCCCTAATTAAGTACAAATTTATAGAGAACTCTTCATTCAGGCATATAGAGGGTCAAAAGACCTGGATCTTCAGGAAGTGGATGAAAGATAGATCGTCTGCGGCCTTGGcattcctcttcctcctcttcctcttccttctCCTCCCctccttttctttcctcgtcTTCTCCGCCTCCTCCTTCCTCTTGTCTTCGTTTTCTGACATGCCTCCTCAATCTGAGAGAAATAGGTCAACTCCTGAGAAATCAAAATCTCAAATGTTCGAAAGTCATGTGCGCTCAAAGTATCGCACTCGGCCTTAAATCATCCAATCTTTTCATTTTTAGATTGCATGGTGATTTGAGTGTGGTCATTGAGCATCAAGAACATGGCAACACCTATGAAGACAGTTTCTATGGCGACGATTTGGTCACGTGGTTAAAGGAAAACTGGAATAAAAAGAAGAGCCGAGAAGACCTGGAGGAGGAGTGCAAAGAATTGCTGGAGTTTGGTATCATTAAGCATGGTAAGAATCGGACCAGGCCCGACGATGGCGATGATTCTTCCGGCCGCGCCTTAAAGCTAGACTCCCGCGTGAGTCCATTGAGTCATCCTAATTGGCTCTCCTTATGCGACAGGACGAGGCAGGtacaatgcgtccggagtgtacttaAAACTGGCCTGATGAACAAATCCCCGTCGCACAGTAAGAAAGTGCATAACCCCAGGAAGACTTGTTTGAGACATGATTGGTTGGTCTAACTCGGGAACTGACTCAACTTCACAAAAGAAATGTTCCTGGATGATGTCCTTTCGATGTCTATATGTCATTTCGATGTCGACATCATTTTTTCTCGACTGTAACTCTTTTGATCTCCTCTAGTGAGAACAGTGTAGAATTTCTCTACCGAAGTCCGCGGAGGTCGAATCTCCGAATAATACACTTTTTCACATCATCTTCTTTTTGTCAGATCAGTGTAATACTGGATCATTGTATCACACTGGAATATCATGATTTTCCAACTAAATATTGGTGTTTGTTTTCTCTTTGCAGTTACAGACGACCACCACTTTAAAGATGGCCACCTACTTTACCAGTTTAAGCCAGACTTTCATCGAAAGAGAAGCCTCGTGGGGTTACTCCTCACAAAGTCCGCCCAGCAGAACAATGTTAGGCCACACGCCGACTCCAACAGTTCTACCACCAGCTCAACTCCTTCACTTCGAAAAATATCAGTCGGTAAGATCAAAGTTTGTGCAGCTAGAGAGCTTCCATTTTATAAGAAAGCCTCCGGTGCGGAGTAGTAAAGTGTTGGGTACATTTGCCGGGCATATTTGCATCCACCGAACAGTCTCTTGTTCCGAGAAGTTCGACCAAAACTCACGTGATATAAAGCCTACACAACTAAACTTAGTGTTAAGTTTTGGCGCTTTACAAGGGAACCGTTGCTCAAACGTGTCTGGATTCGACTTATTCGACTATGCATCTATATAGCAGCTTCAAATCGTACCACCAACATTGCATCCGAAGTCTATAATGATTCGGTCGCTCCGGCAACATCTTTGTGCCGAATACAGCCTGCCATGCCGGTCTTGGAGGTTAACCTCGGCCAACATTCTCGTGGCCGAACTTAAACACACAATTATTCACCTTTCAGGGAGCACATGCAGCAGTTCTAGCGAGGCATCTCTCTCCTTCATGTTCCAAACCACATACAGTGAATGCTTGGAAAATGACGACAGCCTCCCTGTGGTCGAGGGTGCAGCGCCTAAACCTGTCATCATTCGAAAGGTCACTGCCGTGGAGTTGGAGGATCCAGAGTCTCCCTTTGTGAAGAAAAACATCAGTGTAAGTCGCATGCGTTTGTCTCCATTCACCCAAGAATGATTTACCAAGTATGACGCATTATGATTGGCTAATTTCCCATGACTTCAACGGAGATGCGAATTCAACATCTTCTGATTGGACATAGCTTGCGATTTTCAGCCGTTCCAGTTTCAAAGATGGAGATGTAAAAGCCCGACTGGAGGTCTTTTTTATGTGAAAAACCAACTGTGTCTGATGCACGACGACTTGTCTCTTTAAAAGAGGAGCGA
It encodes:
- the LOC135486703 gene encoding DEP domain-containing mTOR-interacting protein-like: MRETKTRKMALDTDVFLVGEQIRNDMKSAPNVIRDRRYHLRHFTSCFVGSECIDWLVQQGEAQSREVALAAMQLLVDHNIVHHVCDDHPFKDEYLFYRFRRDDNSFIDSKASKVLSRGLSLYRRLHGDLSVVIEHQEHGNTYEDSFYGDDLVTWLKENWNKKKSREDLEEECKELLEFGIIKHVTDDHHFKDGHLLYQFKPDFHRKRSLVGLLLTKSAQQNNVRPHADSNSSTTSSTPSLRKISVGSTCSSSSEASLSFMFQTTYSECLENDDSLPVVEGAAPKPVIIRKVTAVELEDPESPFVKKNISILADTVGFGFVVRGMSPTYVQTVDPTGPAASAGLKVRQYIYSVNGQVVLRKTHREVASIIKGCYDGLDLVVMMHFRDASIEKV